The Primulina tabacum isolate GXHZ01 chromosome 10, ASM2559414v2, whole genome shotgun sequence region CTGTATTTGTCTCCGGGAAGCTTCATCTTCGTACAGGCTATCGAGTAAGAGCTTGTTGAATCCTCCGGCCTGGTGAAAATTGGTTTCAAATGTCATGACTTGGATGTGGTAGTATAAATTATCGGATGGAGTTCATACTTTTGGATATGAAAACAAACCATTTTAGTTTCCTGAGCTGGGGTTTGATTTGTGCTGCTTGGTGCTGTAACTAGAGCCAATTCCCACCCAGAATTCTTCCCGAGGTTGGCCAATGAATTATTAGTTGAGTCGCCTGCAAAAACGACTAATCAACTGCTAAATCTCcgtaaaatttaaattcaaaacATTCAGATGCAGCAGAGAAAAATGACCTTGCTGAACAATGGCAAGGGCTAATGCATTGCTTTGGTCAAATACAGCCTTCGGTTTCTCCTCATTTAATCCCTGTGGACGATATTGCTTCCCACAGTTATTTCTCTTAGTATCCTTGATATGAGAACATAGAAGAGGAAAATTACCAGAAGATCAACAGGTTCTTCAACTGATGTTTTCGGCTggatttctttttctttaatggGATCAAGTTTCTCTGGTGTTTCAATCTTGTTTTCCTTGTTTACAACTTGTTCATTGGCCTCTCTCTGAGCCAGGTTTTCGGGTTTTTTATGCACTTCTTCTGTTTTTTGTTGCTCCTGTAAACGTCAAGAAAACGAGATGTTACCTCACATCCTGAACCGAACACCCTAGGACAAGTGGAGTGATTTCTTACCAGCTGTTTATTTGACAGTACAGAACCTGTCTGAGATGCTTCCTTTACATAATCCTCCATTGTTGCAAGAAATGACGGTGGAGGCTGTGGACTTCGCaagatcaaattcaataatCCACAGAAAGAATAAAGATTATAGACTTGGAGAATACGAAGGAAATGAACCTGTGTCAACGTTGGAAACTGAAAGGTCCGGGCAAGATCCAATGTTCTGCAGAACCCATAAAAATCGGCTAGAAGTTCTGCCTACACGAATAATAAATATCGACTCAATTGCATATCAAAAACACATTAACCCTTTCAAGATTTTTGTCAAATATATACCTGTTTTCCAGCTCTTTTGTAAATATCAAGAGCCCTCACTGCATCTCGTTTAGGCATTTCAAAAAACtgcaaaatatttatattctgTCACTAAACCAGAGTTTTGATCCAGTAACATTATCTTTTAAGCGTTGTTTGGGACCATACCGTCTCGAGAAGATTTATGATTCCATCATTGATTGCTCGATAAATTTTAAAGCTCTCTTTCAAAACCAGCGCAAGGGCGTATTGGATGAGAAAGTTGTAGCTGGCTGCTCGTTCCGgctgaaatttttttaacagATTAGATATCAAATCTATAGAAAACCAAATAAAACAATGCTAAATAGTCATCAACTTGTCATTTGAATCAATCCGGGGAAGTATTAAAGGTTACCTGACAACCAACAAGTCGATACAGAAGCTGTTGCAATGCTGGTAGCTTCCTCAACAGATCTTCAGCACTCAAGATCTGTGTTTTGTTATTTGCTTAATGTAATGAAAAGCACAGGATATTAAGGATCGAAATTGAAAAAGTTTACAACTTGTCACCACACCTTGGATTCTCCAACTGATGATTTTGGTACTTTATCTGATTCAATATCATAGTTTAAGGTTTGAAAGCATTCCAGTCTTTCTTCAAGAAAGAGGCCATATGTTCGGATCCAGGCCGAGCAATCCCAAGCTGAATTAGAACAACAAATGTTTTACGGTACAATGAATCGATGATACTATTCGGGAAGGCTTGTTTTTCGTGAAGTGACACTGTCAAGAAATGAATATTTACCTAGAGCACTGGAGCCATCTCTGAAACTGGAAACTTGAAACAAAGGTCCACCTTTTGAGTAGCTCAATACTTCTTCTCTGAAGCTAGGATCCGCCTCTCGTAACGTCCGGTGAAAAACGATCAAAGTTTTTATGGCCACCTGAAATTTACTCGGTTGTTATCATCATGTGAATAAAATCAACATgcaaaatacaaataaaatatcagaattatatgcttaaatattttcataaattgtCTTTTGTTTCATTTCTTGAGAACTTTATTGAATGGTAGGAAAAAAATAAGCATACAGATACAACGTTAAACTAACAATTCATATGAAAATTAAGTTCTTTGTTGGGTATATTATAGACACGAAATCAAAAGACAAAATAAGGCAGAAAAACTAGATGAAAGGGTAGTCTTACAATCCAGTTACGCGTTTTCGACAATCTTTTCGAAAGTGCATGAATGCAATAGGCAACATCTGCTCTTGGACGCGATACAGATACTGCTGCAAAGATCTCTGAAAAAAATTAACAAGTAATCAATCAGAAATCCcattt contains the following coding sequences:
- the LOC142505399 gene encoding putative clathrin assembly protein At5g57200, which encodes MESFRKAYGALKDSTKVGLAKVNSDFKDLDIAIVKATNHVERPPKERYIRKIFAAVSVSRPRADVAYCIHALSKRLSKTRNWIVAIKTLIVFHRTLREADPSFREEVLSYSKGGPLFQVSSFRDGSSALAWDCSAWIRTYGLFLEERLECFQTLNYDIESDKVPKSSVGESKILSAEDLLRKLPALQQLLYRLVGCQPERAASYNFLIQYALALVLKESFKIYRAINDGIINLLETFFEMPKRDAVRALDIYKRAGKQAELLADFYGFCRTLDLARTFQFPTLTQPPPSFLATMEDYVKEASQTGSVLSNKQLEQQKTEEVHKKPENLAQREANEQVVNKENKIETPEKLDPIKEKEIQPKTSVEEPVDLLGLNEEKPKAVFDQSNALALAIVQQGDSTNNSLANLGKNSGWELALVTAPSSTNQTPAQETKMAGGFNKLLLDSLYEDEASRRQIQMHSAGYSTGQGYEISPQNPFGLHDPFAMSNNVVPTRNLHDQQTMFHHQQQHHHHQQQHMIFHHHQQQHMMMVPYNPYASQYYQQQIPQMGNPNPFGDRFYYPPNANGSHALL